Proteins from a single region of Streptomyces sp. Tu 3180:
- a CDS encoding ADP-ribosylglycohydrolase family protein, whose product MLRLTWVQPEDLVGHELRQAVQDGREPSAVAARWRAAGGPEAPVGAGASPRPASRYLRLLATDLLDELADLPSALADDEPTDLAGIRALCPDWPQPPAPAPSPPDPERLEAAWLGRAVGCLLGKPVEKLPLDAIRSLARAAGNWPLTAYFTARGVPEELLARHPWNRRSAATSLAENIDGMPEDDDLNYPLLGLIVLRRHGRAFTTADVARVWLDELPAGRAFTAERVAYRNLLCGLEPPLTARHHNPFREWIGALIRADVHGWTNPGDPAAAAAQAHRDAVLTHTANGVYAAMFTAAVVAGAATGAHDVHACLRTGLTVVPPRSRLARAVRRAVRLAREHADFATVVDLLHDTYAATHHWVHAVPNTALIAAALTHADGDFTGSVCRAVSGGWDTDSNGATAGGVAALLAGSPRALPERWTAPLKNRLATSVGDFHGTGFDTLARLTHLEATRP is encoded by the coding sequence ATGCTCCGGCTGACGTGGGTGCAGCCGGAGGACCTGGTCGGCCACGAGCTGCGCCAGGCGGTCCAGGACGGCCGTGAGCCCTCGGCCGTCGCGGCCCGCTGGCGGGCCGCGGGCGGCCCCGAGGCCCCGGTCGGCGCGGGCGCGTCCCCGCGGCCGGCGTCCCGCTACCTCCGCCTGCTGGCCACCGACCTGCTGGACGAACTGGCCGACCTGCCCAGCGCGCTGGCGGACGACGAGCCGACCGACCTGGCCGGGATCCGGGCCCTGTGCCCCGACTGGCCGCAGCCGCCCGCGCCCGCCCCCTCCCCGCCGGACCCCGAACGCCTCGAAGCCGCCTGGCTCGGCCGGGCCGTCGGCTGTCTGCTGGGCAAACCGGTCGAGAAGCTCCCCCTCGACGCCATCCGCAGCCTCGCCCGGGCCGCCGGCAACTGGCCCCTGACGGCCTACTTCACCGCCCGCGGTGTCCCGGAGGAGCTGCTGGCCCGCCACCCCTGGAACCGCCGCTCGGCGGCCACCTCCCTCGCCGAGAACATCGACGGCATGCCCGAGGACGACGACCTCAACTACCCCCTGCTGGGCCTGATCGTCCTCAGGCGCCACGGCCGGGCCTTCACCACCGCGGACGTGGCCCGCGTCTGGCTCGACGAACTCCCCGCCGGCCGCGCCTTCACCGCCGAGCGCGTCGCCTACCGCAACCTCCTCTGCGGCCTGGAACCCCCGCTGACCGCCCGTCACCACAACCCCTTCCGCGAGTGGATCGGCGCCCTGATCCGCGCCGACGTGCACGGCTGGACCAACCCCGGCGACCCGGCGGCCGCCGCCGCGCAGGCCCACCGCGACGCGGTCCTCACGCACACCGCCAACGGCGTCTACGCGGCGATGTTCACCGCGGCCGTCGTCGCCGGCGCCGCCACCGGCGCCCACGACGTCCACGCCTGCCTGCGCACCGGCCTCACGGTCGTCCCGCCCCGCTCCCGTCTCGCCCGGGCCGTCCGGCGGGCCGTGCGACTGGCGCGCGAGCACGCCGACTTCGCCACCGTCGTCGACCTGCTGCACGACACCTACGCGGCGACCCACCACTGGGTGCACGCCGTCCCCAACACCGCCCTGATCGCCGCCGCCCTCACCCACGCCGACGGCGACTTCACCGGCTCCGTCTGCCGCGCGGTGTCCGGAGGCTGGGACACCGACTCCAACGGCGCGACGGCCGGCGGCGTCGCCGCCCTGCTCGCCGGTTCGCCGCGCGCGCTCCCCGAACGCTGGACGGCCCCGCTGAAGAACCGGCTGGCGACCTCCGTCGGCGACTTCCACGGCACCGGCTTCGACACCCTGGCCCGTCTGACCCACCTGGAGGCCACCCGCCCATGA
- a CDS encoding VIT1/CCC1 transporter family protein — MAIIETEAVLHEAHRDNHTHRDVNGGWLRPAVFGAMDGLVSNLALMTGVAGGSVSQQTVVLSGLAGLAAGAFSMAAGEYTSVASQRELVEAELDVERRELRRHPKDEEAELAALYQARGVEPALAREVARQLSRDPEQALEIHAREELGIDPGDLPSPTVAAVSSFGSFALGALLPVLPYLLGASSLWPAVLLALLGLFLCGAVVAKVTARTWWYSGLRQLALGGAAAGVTYALGTLFGTAVG; from the coding sequence ATGGCCATCATCGAGACCGAGGCGGTGCTGCACGAGGCGCACCGTGACAACCACACGCACCGGGACGTCAACGGCGGCTGGCTGCGCCCGGCCGTCTTCGGCGCGATGGACGGCCTGGTCTCCAACCTCGCCCTGATGACCGGTGTCGCCGGCGGCTCCGTCAGCCAGCAGACCGTCGTCCTCAGCGGCCTCGCGGGCCTGGCCGCCGGCGCCTTCTCCATGGCCGCCGGCGAGTACACCTCCGTCGCCTCCCAGCGCGAGCTGGTCGAGGCCGAGCTGGACGTCGAGCGCCGCGAGCTGCGCAGGCACCCCAAGGACGAGGAGGCCGAGCTCGCCGCGCTCTACCAGGCCCGCGGCGTCGAACCGGCGCTGGCCCGCGAAGTGGCCCGGCAGCTGTCCCGGGACCCCGAGCAGGCCCTGGAGATCCACGCCCGCGAGGAGCTCGGCATCGACCCCGGCGACCTCCCCTCGCCCACCGTCGCCGCCGTCTCCAGCTTCGGCTCCTTCGCGCTGGGCGCCCTGCTGCCCGTGCTGCCCTACCTGCTCGGCGCGAGCAGCCTGTGGCCCGCCGTGCTGCTGGCGCTGCTCGGGCTCTTCCTGTGCGGTGCGGTGGTGGCCAAGGTGACGGCGCGGACCTGGTGGTACAGCGGACTGCGGCAGCTCGCCCTCGGCGGCGCGGCGGCCGGTGTGACGTACGCCCTGGGCACACTGTTCGGAACGGCCGTAGGATGA
- a CDS encoding ADP-ribosylglycohydrolase family protein, with translation MTREEAENRDRGAPLDERITGALVGAAVGDALGGPVEGYSPEQIVERHGGRVHGVVGPWNGDAWRTARPIAPYHKGDGHVTDDTLMTHALVRVYTTVRDHLDAHAVADHLVPDLMTNPRWIPELEAEALLLHRVFLAEKWLVARLHYGHADPREAGVGNIVNCGAAMYMAPVGLVNAAHPEAAYAEALDVAGAHQSSYGREAAGVLAAAVAAACAPGATPDSVVAACLSLAKDGTRAAIERVCEEASRHTDFESALRPLREAVAPYDTVGPDYRSPSLGARRPSRLHAIEELPVALGMVVVAGGDFRHAVLGAVNYGRDCDSIATMAGAVTGALGSPVPEDWAKTVAEASRLDLWEPAVALTGVAREVFARDVRRRRAHERAFAELGGPGCSG, from the coding sequence ATGACGCGCGAAGAGGCAGAAAACCGTGACCGGGGCGCGCCCCTGGACGAGCGGATCACCGGCGCCCTCGTGGGAGCCGCCGTCGGCGACGCCCTCGGCGGCCCGGTCGAGGGCTACTCCCCCGAGCAGATCGTCGAACGCCACGGCGGACGCGTGCACGGCGTCGTCGGCCCCTGGAACGGCGACGCCTGGCGCACCGCCCGCCCCATCGCCCCGTACCACAAGGGCGACGGCCACGTCACCGACGACACGTTGATGACGCACGCCCTGGTCCGGGTCTACACGACGGTCCGCGACCACCTGGACGCCCACGCGGTCGCCGACCACCTGGTCCCGGACCTGATGACGAACCCGCGCTGGATCCCGGAGCTGGAGGCGGAGGCACTCCTGCTGCACCGCGTCTTCCTCGCGGAGAAGTGGCTGGTGGCCCGGCTCCACTACGGCCACGCCGACCCGCGCGAGGCGGGCGTCGGCAACATCGTCAACTGCGGTGCCGCGATGTACATGGCGCCGGTCGGCCTGGTCAACGCGGCCCACCCGGAGGCCGCCTACGCCGAGGCGCTGGACGTCGCGGGCGCCCACCAGTCGTCCTACGGGCGGGAGGCGGCCGGGGTCCTCGCGGCGGCCGTCGCGGCGGCGTGCGCGCCGGGCGCGACACCGGACTCGGTGGTCGCCGCGTGCCTGTCCCTGGCGAAGGACGGCACGCGGGCGGCGATCGAGCGGGTCTGCGAGGAGGCGTCCCGGCACACGGACTTCGAGTCGGCGCTGCGTCCCCTGCGGGAGGCGGTGGCCCCCTACGACACCGTGGGCCCCGACTACCGCTCCCCGTCCCTGGGTGCCCGCCGCCCGTCCCGGCTGCACGCGATCGAGGAACTGCCCGTGGCGCTGGGCATGGTGGTGGTGGCCGGCGGCGACTTCCGGCACGCGGTGCTGGGCGCGGTGAACTACGGCCGCGACTGCGACTCCATCGCCACGATGGCCGGTGCCGTGACCGGTGCCCTCGGCTCGCCGGTCCCCGAGGACTGGGCCAAGACCGTCGCCGAGGCCAGCCGCCTCGACCTGTGGGAACCGGCGGTCGCGCTCACCGGCGTGGCCCGCGAGGTCTTCGCCCGGGACGTGCGGCGCCGCCGGGCCCACGAGCGGGCGTTCGCGGAGCTGGGGGGTCCGGGATGCTCCGGCTGA
- a CDS encoding ADP-ribosylglycohydrolase family protein, translating to MNPPEPAAADGARVPQGPPAPGRATRTGGAAGAGRPAPPPRARRVEGLLLGLAAGDAAGWPAARHRAARMPEWTRRLTRELDTFAEQNATTTLPVPIALNQPPEPLRLGPSDDAEWAAFAAEAMLLAGDGDALGNLSRERRTRAAIDLTWNAVAAEVAAATERAPEIESAVLPLRARISVRAGLGNLAAGLRPPATGHDNPHYFDDAACVRACVLAVAHPGDPEGAAGLAEFDARYTQDGDGVRGARAMAAAVCLALAGADAHACVAAALAELPEETEIGRNARHALGLAAAADGAFALVPPLEHQIVDHVYSYGIAAAETVPVALALTTAAHGRIAEAVPAAACLSRVADSAPALVGALTGALGGGAAIPATWRESCRVLSGCALPRLTGTDLVELAGLLEAVQPAPLGG from the coding sequence GTGAACCCGCCCGAACCCGCGGCCGCCGACGGCGCCCGGGTCCCCCAGGGGCCACCCGCCCCCGGCCGCGCGACCCGCACGGGCGGCGCGGCCGGAGCCGGACGTCCCGCACCGCCGCCGCGGGCACGCCGCGTCGAGGGGCTCCTCCTCGGCCTCGCCGCCGGCGACGCCGCCGGATGGCCCGCCGCCCGCCACCGCGCCGCGCGCATGCCCGAGTGGACCCGGCGCCTCACCCGTGAGCTGGACACCTTCGCCGAGCAGAACGCGACCACCACCCTCCCCGTGCCGATCGCCCTCAACCAGCCCCCGGAGCCCCTGCGCCTCGGCCCCTCCGACGACGCCGAGTGGGCCGCGTTCGCGGCCGAGGCGATGCTGCTGGCCGGTGACGGCGACGCGCTCGGGAATCTGAGCAGGGAGCGCCGGACGCGCGCCGCCATCGATCTGACCTGGAACGCCGTCGCCGCCGAGGTCGCCGCGGCCACCGAACGCGCCCCCGAGATCGAGTCGGCGGTCCTCCCCCTGCGCGCCCGCATCTCCGTGCGGGCCGGCCTCGGCAACCTGGCCGCCGGTCTGCGCCCGCCCGCCACCGGCCACGACAACCCGCACTACTTCGACGACGCGGCCTGCGTACGCGCCTGCGTGCTGGCCGTGGCCCACCCCGGCGACCCCGAGGGCGCGGCCGGACTCGCCGAGTTCGACGCCCGCTACACCCAGGACGGCGACGGGGTGCGCGGCGCCCGCGCCATGGCCGCCGCCGTCTGTCTCGCGCTGGCCGGAGCGGACGCGCACGCGTGCGTGGCCGCCGCGCTCGCCGAGCTGCCCGAGGAGACGGAGATCGGCCGCAACGCCCGGCACGCGCTGGGGCTCGCCGCGGCCGCCGACGGCGCCTTCGCCCTCGTCCCGCCGCTGGAGCACCAGATCGTCGACCACGTCTACAGCTACGGCATCGCCGCCGCCGAGACCGTCCCCGTCGCCCTCGCCCTGACCACCGCCGCCCACGGCCGGATCGCGGAGGCGGTCCCCGCGGCGGCCTGCCTGTCGCGGGTCGCGGACTCCGCCCCGGCGCTCGTCGGCGCCCTCACCGGCGCGCTGGGCGGCGGCGCGGCGATCCCCGCGACGTGGCGGGAGAGCTGCCGCGTCCTGTCCGGCTGCGCGCTCCCCCGGCTCACCGGCACGGACCTGGTGGAACTCGCCGGGCTCCTGGAAGCCGTACAACCGGCCCCCCTCGGGGGATGA
- the gltB gene encoding glutamate synthase large subunit, protein MRTPRQPSQHSANGQNWSFMDARPAAQGMYDPRNEHDACGVGFVATLTGEASHALVDQALTVLRNLEHRGATGSEPDSGDGAGILSQVPDAFFRDVAGFELPDAGAYAVGIAFLPREATEDAVARIDAIAADEGLTVLGWREVPTAPELLGATARSTMPVFRQIFVTDGTSRGIDLDRRAFVVRKRAEREVGVYFPSLSARTLVYKGMLTTGQLEPFFPDLSDRRFASAIALVHSRFSTNTFPSWPLAHPYRFVAHNGEINTVKGNRNWMAARESQIVSDLFGDQEKIDRIFPICTPDASDSASFDEVLELLHLGGRSLPHSVLMMIPEAWENHDSMDPARRAFYQYHSTMMEPWDGPACVTFTDGTQVGAVLDRNGLRPGRYWVTDDGLVVLGSEVGVLDIDPARVVRKGRLQPGRMFLVDTAEHRIIEDDEIKAALAAEHPYAEWLEAGEIELSDLPEREHIVHTHASVTRRQQTFGYTEEELRVILAPMAKAGAEPIGSMGTDSPIAALSERPRLLFDYFTQLFAQVTNPPLDAIREELVTSLRSSLGPQGNLLEPTAASCRSVVLPFPVIDNDELAKLIHVNADGDMPGFKAATLSGLYRVSGGGDALAERIEDICAEADAAIENGARLIVLSDRHSDAEHAPIPSLLLTAAVHHHLIRTKQRTQVGLLVEAGDVREVHHVALLIGYGAAAVNPYLAMESVEDLVRAGTFLPGMESEKAIRNLIHALGKGVLKVMSKMGISTVASYRGAQVFEAVGLDEAFVEKYFNGTATKIGGVGIDVIAQEVAARHAKAYPASGIAPAHRALEIGGEYQWRREGEPHLFDPETVFRLQHSTRSGRYDIFKKYTERVNEQSERLMTLRGLFGFKSDRQPIPVDEVEPVSEIVKRFSTGAMSYGSISQEAHETLAIAMNQLGGKSNTGEGGEDPERLYDPARRSSIKQVASGRFGVTSEYLVNSDDIQIKMAQGAKPGEGGQLPGHKVYPWVAKTRHSTPGVGLISPPPHHDIYSIEDLAQLIHDLKNANPQARIHVKLVSEVGVGTVAAGVSKAHADVVLISGHDGGTGASPLTSLKHAGGPWELGLAETQQTLLLNGLRDRIVVQTDGQLKTGRDVVIAALLGAEEFGFATAPLVVSGCVMMRVCHLDTCPVGIATQNPTLRDRFSGKAEYVVNFFRFIAEEVRELLAELGFRSIEEAVGHAEVLDVTRAVNHWKAQGLELAPLFHVPELPEGAVRHQVVAQDHGLEKALDNELIKLAADALAASGAEEAQPVRAQVAIRNINRTVGTMLGHEVTKKFGGAGLPDDTIDITFTGSAGQSFGAFVPRGVTLRLEGDANDYVGKGLSGGRIVVRPDRGADHLAEYSVIAGNTLAYGATGGEMFLRGRVGERFCVRNSGALVVSEGVGDHGCEYMTGGHAVVLGETGRNFAAGMSGGVAYVVDLNRDNVNAGNLDAVEALDDADKQWLHDVIRRHREETGSTVAEKLLADWDTAVERFSKIIPSTYKAVLAAKDAAERAGLSETEITEKMMEAAING, encoded by the coding sequence ATGCGTACGCCGCGCCAGCCGTCCCAGCACTCCGCGAATGGCCAGAACTGGTCGTTCATGGATGCTCGCCCTGCTGCGCAGGGTATGTACGACCCCCGCAACGAGCACGACGCCTGCGGTGTCGGTTTCGTCGCCACCCTCACCGGCGAGGCGTCCCACGCCCTGGTCGACCAGGCCCTCACCGTCCTGCGCAACCTCGAGCACCGCGGTGCCACCGGCTCCGAGCCGGACTCCGGCGACGGTGCCGGCATCCTCTCCCAGGTCCCGGACGCCTTCTTCCGCGACGTGGCCGGATTCGAACTGCCCGACGCCGGCGCCTACGCCGTCGGCATCGCCTTCCTGCCGCGGGAGGCCACCGAGGACGCCGTCGCCCGGATCGACGCGATCGCCGCCGACGAGGGCCTGACCGTCCTCGGCTGGCGCGAGGTGCCCACCGCGCCCGAGCTGCTCGGTGCCACCGCCCGTTCCACGATGCCGGTCTTCCGGCAGATCTTCGTCACCGACGGGACGAGCCGGGGCATCGACCTCGACCGCAGGGCCTTCGTGGTGCGCAAGCGCGCCGAGCGCGAGGTGGGCGTCTACTTCCCCTCCCTGTCGGCCCGCACCCTCGTCTACAAGGGCATGCTGACCACCGGCCAGCTCGAGCCCTTCTTCCCGGACCTGTCCGACCGCCGCTTCGCCTCCGCGATCGCGCTCGTGCACTCCCGGTTCTCCACCAACACCTTCCCGTCGTGGCCGCTGGCACACCCGTACCGCTTCGTCGCGCACAACGGTGAGATCAACACCGTCAAGGGCAACCGCAACTGGATGGCGGCCCGCGAGTCCCAGATCGTCTCCGACCTCTTCGGCGACCAGGAGAAGATCGACCGGATCTTCCCGATCTGCACGCCCGACGCCTCCGACTCCGCCTCCTTCGACGAGGTCCTGGAGCTGCTGCACCTGGGCGGGCGGTCGCTGCCGCACTCCGTGCTGATGATGATCCCGGAGGCGTGGGAGAACCACGACTCGATGGACCCGGCCCGGCGCGCCTTCTACCAGTACCACTCCACGATGATGGAGCCCTGGGACGGCCCCGCCTGCGTCACCTTCACCGACGGCACCCAGGTCGGCGCCGTGCTCGACCGCAACGGTCTGCGCCCCGGCCGCTACTGGGTCACCGACGACGGTCTGGTCGTCCTCGGCTCCGAGGTCGGCGTCCTCGACATCGACCCCGCCAGGGTCGTCCGCAAGGGCCGCCTGCAGCCCGGCCGCATGTTCCTCGTGGACACCGCCGAGCACCGCATCATCGAGGACGACGAGATCAAGGCCGCCCTGGCCGCCGAGCACCCCTACGCGGAGTGGCTCGAGGCCGGCGAGATCGAGCTGTCCGACCTGCCCGAGCGCGAGCACATCGTGCACACCCACGCCTCGGTCACCCGCCGCCAGCAGACCTTCGGCTACACCGAGGAGGAGCTGCGCGTCATCCTCGCGCCGATGGCCAAGGCCGGTGCCGAGCCGATCGGCTCGATGGGCACCGACTCGCCGATCGCCGCGCTCAGCGAGCGCCCGCGGCTGCTCTTCGACTACTTCACCCAGCTGTTCGCGCAGGTCACCAACCCGCCGCTGGACGCGATCCGCGAGGAGCTGGTCACCTCCCTGCGCTCCTCCCTGGGCCCGCAGGGCAACCTGCTGGAGCCGACGGCCGCCTCCTGCCGCAGCGTCGTGCTGCCGTTCCCGGTGATCGACAACGACGAGCTCGCCAAGCTCATCCACGTCAACGCCGACGGCGACATGCCCGGCTTCAAGGCCGCGACCCTGTCCGGCCTGTACCGGGTCTCCGGCGGCGGCGACGCGCTCGCCGAGCGCATCGAGGACATCTGCGCCGAGGCCGACGCCGCGATCGAGAACGGCGCCCGCCTGATCGTCCTGTCCGACCGGCACTCCGACGCCGAGCACGCGCCGATCCCCTCGCTGCTGCTCACCGCGGCCGTCCACCACCACCTCATCCGCACCAAGCAGCGCACCCAGGTGGGCCTGCTGGTCGAGGCCGGCGACGTCCGCGAGGTGCACCACGTCGCCCTGCTCATCGGCTACGGCGCCGCCGCCGTCAACCCGTACCTGGCGATGGAGTCCGTCGAGGACCTGGTCCGCGCGGGCACCTTCCTGCCGGGCATGGAGTCCGAGAAGGCCATCCGCAACCTGATCCACGCCCTCGGCAAGGGCGTGCTGAAGGTCATGTCCAAGATGGGCATCTCCACGGTCGCCTCCTACCGCGGCGCCCAGGTCTTCGAGGCCGTCGGTCTCGACGAGGCCTTCGTGGAGAAGTACTTCAACGGCACCGCGACCAAGATCGGCGGCGTCGGCATCGACGTCATCGCCCAGGAGGTCGCCGCCCGCCACGCCAAGGCCTACCCGGCCTCCGGCATCGCGCCCGCGCACCGTGCCCTGGAGATCGGCGGCGAGTACCAGTGGCGCCGCGAGGGCGAGCCGCACCTGTTCGACCCGGAGACGGTCTTCCGCCTCCAGCACTCCACGCGCTCCGGCCGCTACGACATCTTCAAGAAGTACACCGAGCGCGTGAACGAGCAGTCCGAGCGGCTGATGACGCTGCGCGGCCTGTTCGGCTTCAAGTCCGACCGGCAGCCGATCCCCGTCGACGAGGTCGAGCCGGTCTCGGAGATCGTCAAGCGGTTCTCCACCGGCGCCATGTCGTACGGCTCCATCTCCCAGGAGGCGCACGAGACCCTCGCCATCGCCATGAACCAGCTGGGCGGCAAGTCCAACACCGGTGAGGGCGGCGAGGACCCGGAGCGCCTGTACGACCCGGCCCGCCGGTCGTCCATCAAGCAGGTCGCCTCCGGCCGCTTCGGCGTGACCTCCGAGTACCTGGTCAACTCCGACGACATCCAGATCAAGATGGCCCAGGGCGCCAAGCCCGGCGAGGGCGGCCAGCTGCCCGGCCACAAGGTCTACCCGTGGGTCGCCAAGACCCGGCACTCGACGCCGGGCGTGGGCCTCATCTCCCCGCCGCCGCACCACGACATCTACTCCATCGAGGACCTCGCCCAGCTGATCCACGACCTGAAGAACGCCAACCCCCAGGCGCGCATTCACGTCAAGCTGGTCTCCGAGGTCGGCGTCGGCACCGTCGCCGCGGGCGTGTCCAAGGCGCACGCGGACGTCGTGCTCATCTCCGGCCACGACGGCGGCACGGGTGCCTCCCCGCTCACCTCGCTGAAGCACGCCGGCGGCCCCTGGGAGCTCGGCCTCGCCGAGACCCAGCAGACGCTGCTGCTCAACGGTCTGCGCGACCGGATCGTCGTGCAGACCGACGGCCAGCTCAAGACCGGCCGCGACGTGGTCATCGCCGCGCTGCTCGGCGCCGAGGAGTTCGGTTTCGCGACCGCGCCGCTGGTCGTCTCCGGCTGCGTGATGATGCGCGTGTGCCACCTGGACACCTGCCCGGTCGGCATCGCCACCCAGAACCCGACCCTCCGGGACCGGTTCTCCGGCAAGGCCGAGTACGTCGTGAACTTCTTCCGCTTCATCGCCGAGGAGGTCCGCGAGCTCCTCGCCGAGCTGGGCTTCCGCTCCATCGAGGAGGCCGTCGGCCACGCCGAGGTGCTCGACGTGACCCGCGCGGTGAACCACTGGAAGGCGCAGGGCCTGGAGCTGGCCCCGCTGTTCCACGTCCCCGAGCTGCCCGAGGGCGCCGTCCGCCACCAGGTCGTCGCCCAGGACCACGGCCTGGAGAAGGCGCTCGACAACGAGCTGATCAAGCTCGCCGCCGACGCGCTCGCCGCCTCCGGCGCCGAGGAGGCCCAGCCGGTGCGGGCCCAGGTCGCCATCCGCAACATCAACCGCACGGTCGGCACCATGCTCGGCCACGAGGTGACGAAGAAGTTCGGCGGCGCGGGCCTGCCCGACGACACCATCGACATCACCTTCACCGGATCCGCCGGCCAGTCCTTCGGCGCCTTCGTCCCGCGCGGCGTCACGCTGCGCCTGGAGGGCGACGCCAACGACTACGTCGGCAAGGGCCTGTCCGGCGGCCGGATCGTCGTCCGCCCGGACCGGGGCGCCGACCACCTCGCCGAGTACAGCGTCATCGCGGGCAACACCCTCGCCTACGGCGCCACCGGCGGCGAGATGTTCCTGCGCGGCAGGGTCGGCGAGCGGTTCTGCGTCCGCAACTCCGGCGCGCTGGTCGTCTCCGAGGGCGTGGGCGACCACGGCTGCGAGTACATGACCGGCGGCCACGCGGTCGTCCTCGGCGAGACCGGCCGCAACTTCGCGGCGGGCATGTCCGGTGGCGTCGCCTACGTCGTCGACCTGAACCGCGACAACGTCAACGCCGGCAACCTGGACGCCGTCGAGGCGCTGGACGACGCCGACAAGCAGTGGCTGCACGACGTGATCCGCCGCCACCGGGAGGAGACGGGCTCCACCGTCGCCGAGAAGCTGCTGGCCGACTGGGACACGGCCGTCGAGCGCTTCAGCAAGATCATCCCCAGCACGTACAAGGCAGTGCTCGCCGCCAAGGACGCCGCCGAGCGAGCCGGTCTGTCCGAGACCGAGATCACCGAGAAGATGATGGAGGCGGCGATCAATGGCTGA
- a CDS encoding ADP-ribosylglycohydrolase family protein, producing the protein MASTARTPPVPALGNAVGLRERARGALLGLAVGDALGAPAENMKPSEIRAAWGRITGYVAEHPAGTDDTEYAIFSGLLLARHGHALTPAHVEAAWHELIADRAEGPFRGAGFSERGTLENLRRGLAAPISAQHRHAWSDGLAMRAAPCGVFAAGRPDEAARLAAVDGSVSHDGEGIYGGQAVAAGVAAAMAGAPVVAVVASALAVVPDDSWTARSLRRAVTAAHLGERAVRSAVVIGGYPWTDLAPEAVALAFGAYAAADGDFEQAVLTAVNMGRDADTTAAVAGALAGATRGVRAIPEPWAAAIGPARGSCLPAMAGHHVLDVADLLTPGGDGGRDGIRDGEGRAPGEVPLRGDGPAPDAFVLAADDETEAPS; encoded by the coding sequence ATGGCATCGACCGCCCGCACCCCCCCGGTCCCGGCGCTCGGGAACGCCGTCGGGCTCCGCGAACGGGCCCGCGGCGCGCTGCTCGGCCTGGCCGTCGGCGACGCGCTGGGCGCCCCGGCCGAGAACATGAAGCCCTCCGAGATCCGTGCGGCCTGGGGCCGCATCACGGGATACGTGGCCGAGCACCCCGCGGGCACGGACGACACCGAATACGCGATCTTCTCCGGCCTGCTGCTGGCCCGGCACGGCCACGCGCTCACCCCGGCGCACGTCGAGGCGGCCTGGCACGAGCTGATCGCCGACCGCGCCGAGGGTCCCTTCCGGGGCGCCGGCTTCAGCGAGCGCGGCACGCTGGAGAACCTGCGCCGGGGGCTGGCCGCGCCCATCTCCGCCCAGCACCGGCACGCCTGGAGCGACGGGCTGGCGATGCGGGCGGCGCCCTGCGGGGTCTTCGCGGCCGGCCGCCCCGACGAGGCGGCCCGGCTGGCGGCCGTCGACGGCTCGGTCAGCCACGACGGCGAGGGCATCTACGGCGGGCAGGCGGTCGCCGCGGGCGTCGCGGCGGCGATGGCCGGCGCACCGGTGGTCGCGGTCGTGGCCTCCGCCCTGGCGGTGGTCCCGGACGACTCCTGGACCGCCCGCTCGCTGCGCCGCGCCGTCACCGCGGCCCACCTCGGCGAACGCGCGGTCCGCTCGGCGGTCGTGATCGGCGGCTACCCCTGGACCGACCTGGCCCCCGAGGCGGTGGCCCTCGCCTTCGGCGCCTACGCGGCGGCCGACGGCGACTTCGAACAGGCGGTGCTGACGGCCGTCAACATGGGGCGCGACGCCGACACCACGGCGGCGGTCGCGGGCGCCCTGGCGGGCGCGACGCGGGGCGTCCGCGCGATCCCGGAGCCCTGGGCGGCCGCCATCGGCCCGGCCCGCGGCAGCTGCCTGCCGGCGATGGCGGGACACCACGTCCTGGACGTCGCGGACCTGCTGACGCCGGGCGGGGACGGGGGACGGGACGGAATACGGGACGGGGAGGGGCGCGCACCGGGCGAGGTGCCGCTGCGGGGCGACGGGCCGGCCCCGGACGCCTTCGTCCTGGCCGCGGACGACGAGACGGAGGCGCCCTCGTGA